The Candidatus Eisenbacteria bacterium genome includes a region encoding these proteins:
- a CDS encoding T9SS type A sorting domain-containing protein, with protein LTFTKAGGPSFLTVTTTNATTGNIHLAPGFSDAGTYAASASASDGSLSDTKPFQITVTNVNRAPTLNAIANMTVAEGATADQAVTGSDPDGDALTFTKGSGPTFLTVTTTNATAGNIHVAPGAGDAAGSPYAASVTTSDGALGDTKPFVITVRLANRPPTLNAIADMGVNEGSTSDQAITGSDPDGDALTFTKAGGPSFLTVTTTNATTGNIHLAPASGNAGTYPASVSASDGSLSDVKTFSVIVASVGPGPNLVTNPSFETNTTGWASYTTGTSIQRVPGGFDGSYSLEVTGPATGTAKFGVNDSPNWVSSTSAVGTVYRFTAWVRSTTGATGKAQLQVREWVGSTRQGLITLSPSVTLAPGWQMVTVDRVVTTAGSTLDLQVLDGPIVAGEVFRTDNISIRVVPGGSPAPAGPQHTASSSPRALAAFMAPNPLNPDATLAFSTTQEGSIRVRVYDTAGRYVRTLVEGGSVPAGYHAIRFDGRDASGRRLASGVYFYLLEAKEGSVRGRFVVRR; from the coding sequence CGCTCACCTTCACGAAAGCGGGCGGCCCCTCGTTCCTCACGGTAACGACGACGAACGCGACGACCGGGAACATCCACCTCGCTCCCGGCTTCAGCGATGCGGGCACCTACGCGGCATCGGCCTCGGCGAGCGACGGCTCGCTCAGCGACACCAAGCCCTTCCAGATCACAGTCACGAACGTGAACCGCGCACCGACGCTCAACGCGATCGCGAACATGACGGTGGCGGAGGGGGCGACCGCGGATCAGGCGGTCACCGGCTCCGATCCGGACGGGGATGCGCTCACGTTCACCAAGGGGAGCGGACCCACGTTCCTGACGGTGACGACGACGAACGCGACGGCCGGGAACATCCACGTGGCGCCCGGGGCGGGGGATGCGGCGGGGTCTCCCTACGCCGCGTCGGTAACGACCAGCGACGGGGCGCTCGGCGACACGAAACCCTTCGTGATCACGGTCCGCCTCGCGAACCGCCCACCGACCCTCAACGCAATCGCGGACATGGGGGTCAATGAGGGCTCCACCTCCGACCAGGCGATCACGGGTTCTGATCCGGACGGGGACGCGCTCACCTTTACGAAGGCGGGCGGCCCCTCGTTCCTGACGGTGACGACGACGAACGCGACCACCGGGAACATCCACCTCGCCCCCGCCTCAGGCAATGCGGGCACGTACCCGGCCTCGGTCTCCGCGAGCGACGGCTCGCTCAGCGACGTCAAGACGTTCTCCGTGATCGTGGCGAGCGTGGGCCCGGGGCCCAACTTGGTCACGAACCCCTCGTTCGAGACCAACACCACCGGATGGGCCAGCTACACGACGGGAACCAGCATTCAGCGCGTTCCCGGTGGATTCGACGGCAGCTACTCCCTCGAGGTGACCGGACCCGCCACCGGCACCGCGAAGTTCGGGGTGAACGACAGCCCTAACTGGGTATCCAGTACCTCCGCGGTCGGCACCGTGTACCGCTTCACGGCGTGGGTCCGTTCCACTACCGGCGCTACCGGCAAGGCACAGCTGCAGGTGCGCGAGTGGGTGGGATCCACGCGGCAGGGCCTCATCACCCTCTCCCCCTCGGTCACACTCGCCCCGGGCTGGCAGATGGTGACCGTCGATCGCGTGGTCACCACCGCCGGATCCACGCTCGACCTACAGGTGCTGGACGGTCCGATCGTAGCAGGGGAGGTATTCCGGACGGACAACATCTCCATCCGCGTCGTCCCCGGAGGCTCCCCGGCCCCGGCCGGGCCACAGCACACCGCCTCCTCGTCGCCGAGAGCCCTTGCGGCCTTCATGGCGCCGAACCCCCTCAATCCCGACGCCACCCTCGCCTTCAGCACAACTCAGGAAGGCTCGATCCGCGTACGGGTTTACGACACCGCCGGCCGCTATGTGCGGACCTTGGTCGAGGGAGGAAGCGTGCCCGCCGGATACCACGCGATTCGATTCGACGGGCGCGACGCCTCAGGAAGGCGGCTCGCCAGCGGCGTCTACTTCTATCTCCTCGAAGCCAAGGAAGGCTCAGTGCGAGGGAGATTCGTCGTCCGGCGCTGA